In the SAR202 cluster bacterium genome, one interval contains:
- a CDS encoding helix-turn-helix domain-containing protein, whose product MKELTMSEREAKRTVVLNAVLEKRLTKAQAATALGVSERQVWRLLATYRKDGAAGLVHGNRG is encoded by the coding sequence ATGAAAGAACTGACAATGAGCGAGAGAGAGGCTAAACGAACGGTAGTGTTGAACGCTGTCCTTGAGAAGCGATTGACAAAGGCTCAAGCTGCCACGGCATTGGGGGTATCGGAGCGCCAGGTATGGAGGCTTCTGGCGACCTACCGGAAGGATGGAGCGGCAGGGCTGGTCCATGGCAATCGAGGAC